GCCTCTACATTTAAACTCGTTAAATCATCTGGCGTAAAAAGATTGAAAAGTCCGTTTTTTATATCATAAAATTCCAGTTCCGGTTCTACCGAAAGTATCTCCGGTTCAGGGAAATTGGATAGGATTATTTTTTTCTTGCTTTCATCGGCATGCATTAAAATCTTACTGAGGTCATATCCTATATGTGCTTTGGCCTTAATAACGATTAACGCCCGTTTTTTACTTATGAGCAAACTCATAAAGCGCTCTTTGGAATTTTCGTATTTATAGACTTCGGCAAAATCGCCCTCAACCGAAATTAATTTACATACACTCTTTATCTTTTCCATCAATACGGCAGATTGATGGGTTGTAATCTCCTTGCTTTGTTTCCTTCTAAAAAGAGAGAACAGCCAATACATGCTTATCCCTCCTAAAACAAGCCCTAAAAAAACATCCAAAATATTATCCATTGGTTTTTCCTATTTCTCCTAAATGTGTGTATTTAAAACCTTTGTCATATTTGAGCCCGTAACCAAAAATCCGATCCATGGAGGAGTGGGTAAACAAAATAACACCAATCATTTCAATCACCGGAAACGACAAGTACATGCCAAAAAAATATAATAAAATAGCAATCCCTTTATGATGGAAAATATTATAGCCAATGGCTCCAATACGAGGATTGAACAAATAACCCAACATACCTAGGTCCGGTGTTAAAATCAATACAAAAAAAAGCCACCAAGGGTAGCCCAGAAGGCCATACATAAATAATCCCAAGGCAAACATGGCCAGTTCTTCCAATTTTAAAATATTCTTCATGCTTTTTCTATTTTATACAAAACCGGCCTACTGGGGCTTGCGTCGTTTACAAAGGGTGCCATTTGAATATTTAAAAAATAGACCCCATCCTCTACCTCATTAGGAACAAAAATAAACTCCGTAATCGTGGCTTCCTTCCTAAGGTCACCCTTGAAATTCCAAAAAGCCTTATGTCCGCGTAGGGCTCCATCATCCTTTTCCTTATCCACAGATGGCAGATCCACTAAGAGGTGATCTATCCCTAATCCGACCAAAAATTCTACCGCTTCCTCTACTAAATAGGGTGGATTACTATTGGAATACTGTTTTGAAAACTTTTCCCTGGTGTTGGGCAAGGTTCTGATGACAAGGGCATCCAAATTTGTAGATTTTATGGCGTTTTTCAGCTGCTGACGAGATATTACAAAATCCTCCCCTAGCTTTCCCGGGGCAATGGTTACGACCTCTGCCAAAAAGAAATACCTATTTAAGGCGTCATTGACCGAATGGAATTTAGTGGTAATATGCCCAATACATTCCGTATGTGTTCCATGGGCATGCGGGTTGAACCAAATATCATTAAAATTGGTGGATGCACCGGCCTTAACACTTCCCGTAAAGCCATGCTCCGTATGGGGCTCAATTCTAGGGGGATTTACATACCAAGCATTTACATTTGATATATCACCCGTCATAGGAATGGATATATCCAACGGTTGGGATAAATCTATTTTAAATTCGAGCTTTTTATATTTTATGATTGTTTTCAACCTTAGTTTATATGAAGCATTTAACTAGGACAAGTTAATCATAAACAAATCAGCGGCAATTCCATCGGCCAAAAACTTGCCTTTTTGGGTTGTGGTAAGAATGTCCCCATCTAGATTCAATAGTTCTTGATCTCTAAATTTTTCGGATTGCAAAAGCAGATATTCTTCATATTTCCCGCCATATTCCCTTTGAATCCGATTTAAGGATACTCCCCAAACGGTTCTTAATCCCGTCATTATATACTCATTGTATTTGTCCCTAGTAGTCAGCACTTCAATTTCCATGGGTAGTTCCCCATTTTCAATGGCCTTTATGTATTTGGGGTTATTGTTGATGTTCCACCCACGACGCCGACCATCAAAAGAATGTGCCGAAGGACCGATGCCCATATACTTTTTCTGCTGCCAATAGGCCGAATTGTTTTTGGAAAAATACCCTGGCTTTCCAAAGTTGGAAATTTCATAGCAATCATATCCAGCTTCCAATAGCATTTGATACAGGACGTGAAAATGTTCTTGGGTTTCCTCATCGGTTGCCGGCACGATCAATTCTTTTTCAACAAATCTCGCCAAAGCGGTTTTGGGCTCTACCGTAAGGGCATAACTGGAGATATGGGGCACATTAAAACTGAGTGCTTTTTCAATGTTTTTTTTCCATCGCGCCACACTCATATTGGGCATTCCATAAATAAGGTCTATTGAAATATTATCAAAATGTCTAGAAGCCAATCGCAAGCATTTCTCAGCTTGTTCCACGTTGTGGGCACGGTTCATCAACTTCAGGTCTTCTTCAAAAAAAGATTGGATTCCTATGCTCAAACGGTTGATGGGACCCTGGGACAACTCTAAAATTTTTTCTTCTGTTAAATCATCGGGATTGGCCTCGAGTGTTATCTCAGGATTATCAGAGACATTATAATTTTCATAAACTGTATTGATAATCCTTTCAATTTCCTTATGCTCTAGAACTGAAGGGGTACCCCCTCCAAAATAAATAGTTTCCACGTTGTCATCCTTAAATTCGGATTTTCGGAGTTCTAGCTCCTTTATGAGGGCACGCACCATGGTTTCCTTTTTTTCCATAGAAGTAGAAAAATGAAAGTCACAGTAATGGCACGCTTGCTTGCAAAAAGGAATGTGGATATATATGCCAGCCCCCTCCGCCCCCAAAGGGGGAACTTTTTCCAAACCGCTTGAATCTTTAGCCTTGTCCAATTTATGGTTTAGTTTTTCTTTTTCCGCAAATTCACCTGCAAAGAGTTTTTAACTCCCCCTCTGGGGGCTGGGGGGCTATTTTGTTTCACAAAAGCCTCCCAACCGGAGTACGACTTACCAATCTCTACTCTACCCTCATTATAAAAATGACATACTGCTGCGGCCAATCCATCGGTGCTATCCAGATTCTTCGGTAGTGATTTTAGGGACAGAACACTCTGTAACATTTTTGCCACTTGTTCCTTACTCGCATTACCATTGCCCGTAATGGCCATTTTTATTTTTTTAGGTAGGTATTCCGTAATGGGTATTTGCCTCGATAAGCCTGCCGCCATGGCGACTCCCTGAGCTCTTCCCAATTTTAGCATGGATTGCACATTTTTACCAAAAAAAGGAGCCTCAATGGCAATTTCATCTGGGTGATAGGTATCGATGAGTTCTATGGTTCGGTCGAAAATGAGTTTTAGTTTGGTATACGGATCATCGTATTTTTTTAGTTGCAATTCGTTCATTTGTATGAACTCCATTTTTTTGCCAACAACCTTGATCAGTCCAAAACCCATTATGGTAGTACCGGGATCTATACCTAAAATAATTTTCTCTATTGCCAATGCCTATTTGGTATTTAATTGAACCGGAATCTTAAATTTTGTTTTTACCGGGATACCCCTTTTTAATGCCGGGGCGATGGGAGGAATATTTTTCAAGCTTTGGGTGATAATACCATCGAACTCGGGCATTTGCCTTAGGATTGATGCATCCTTAACAATATCCACAACATTGATTTTACCTTCCGCATCAATTACAAAGATAACATCTACAATAGCGTTCTTATCGGAATCTACCGTAAATTCGAACTCGTTCAAGGTAGTTTCGAAGTAACGTGTTATTTTCTGCTCAAAGCACTGCTTTTGTACCTGCTTGGTAGCCGTTTCATCACAATCCAGAAAAAGTGGATAGGAGTCGATGGAATTCCAGTCCATTTCCCTCAACTCCGCATTGATCATTTCCTGGGTTCTTTTTTCCTTGGATTCAAAGAAATTACAAGAAACCAACATCAGAAAAACAAAAAAGACCAAAATGCGCTGCATGACACCAAATCTATGGTGGAAATTACAATTTTTTGGGCAGTCTAGTTCTGGGAAAAGTGTATTTCTGTTTTAAGTTCAGAAATGCGTTTGGATACGATTTCGTGAAAATAAGGATGGGGGTCCCTATATTTATTTAAGAAGCTTTGGTAACAATCCAGGCTTTCCTTTGGGTTTTTATCCAATCCATCCTTCATTGCACAAATCTGATAAAAATATCTAGGTTCATCTGGTTGTTCTTCATGGGCCAACATATAGTAAACGAGCGTTTCACTCAATTTATCCTTCTGACGGGCAATACCCGCCAAGGTCTCATACTCACTGGCCAAATTTGGTTTCTTTACCTCAATTGATTTTTTAACATAAAACTGTGCGGAATCCAAGGCCCGATCTTTTAGGTAAACGTGACCCAGTTCATAGTAGAGTTCAGGATTATTATCTTCCATCCCAATGGCCTTTTTATACATAGCCTTTGCCTTTTCAAATTCCCAGGCCTTAAAGTAGGCATAACCCAATTTTTGATAAACAAACGGTTTGGTTTCACCCAAATCCAACAATTTTTCAAAATAAGGAATAGCGTCCCTAAAATTATCATTGTTGAAATAGGCTAACCCCTTAAAGTTCAATAGCGACACATCAGTAGGATAAAAATCAAGTCCCATATCAGTATAATATAACACGGAGTCCTTTTCTCGCTTAATTAGATAATACTTTGACAATTGAAACAAGCTTCTTAGATGTGTGCTGTCCACCGCTACAGCGTTTTTATATGAGGGAATTGCCAGGTCCAGGTCTTCAACTTCCCGAATAGATTCCCCCAAATAGAAATGATATTCCGGGTTCTTGGGACCTTTTGGACCAAAGTAGAAAAGAGTTCCTTGGCTAAAGGATATTGTTTGGTTTTAAGGTACAACTTCCCAAGCTCAAACCGGGGAGTTTCCATTGCTGGATTTGTATTCACCAAAGACTCATACTGAGCCACGGCCTTTTCAAAATTCCCTATGGCATTGTACGCCCTCGCAATCTGAAGGGAAGATTTTACCGTACCTGCTTTGGAATATATATTAATGGCTTGGATGTAGTTGCCAATGGTATAAAGACTGTCCGCCTTCTGGGACAAAGGCATCTGTGCAGAGATATTAAAGGAAACTAGGATTAAAAAAATAATCCATAAATTTTTTTTCTTGCCCAAACTTAAAACAATTGATTTATTCTTTGATGAATATAAAATAGTAAACCCATTTTTTCTATCTGGACACGAGCATTCTCTTTTCAGGCAAGCCTTCATATTGAAATTTCAATATTTTGCCTTCGGAGACCTTTATGGAAAATTGACCATCAAAATCTGAAATAACCGCATTATTGGTTCCTTCAACCTTTATACTTACTCCCGGTATACCCATGGATTCACTGTCCATTACCTTGCCTTTAAAAACGCTATTCCCATATTCATTCGTTAATCCACCATTTACCTGTAGATAGTCTTTTGCGGAATCTTCATTAGAGCTTTGGTCATTATCTTCCTGTAACTTAAAGTTTACAGGAATCGAGTAGGCAACGGCTACAGCTTCACCTTCATGCTTTCCGGGGACCATAACGGGCAAACGATTCAATATGCGCTCAACCTCATCCTCTAAGAGCTTATCCGGACCTCTTAATTTGACATTTTCAATATTCCCATTATCGGAAATTGAAAACAAGGCGCTTACCCTACCTTGAACACCATTTTCTTGTGCCTCTTCAGGATATCTAAAATTTTTGCTGATATGTTTCATGATTTTATCATTGAAACAGGCGCGTTTATCGCTGGCATTTTCACAGCCCGGAAAAACGGGGACTTCATCAACCTTAGCAAAGGGCGTATAATCCGTTTCTCCATTAACACCTGATTTAAAGGCTTGTACCGAAGTACCGTCCAGTTTAAAAACTACAGGAATAGAATAAGGCACATTCACAGCTTTTCCTTCCGATTTACCTGGTTTCATTTGGGGCAAACGAGAAATAATACGTTCTACCTCAGTTTCCAAAAGAGGATGTGGACCACGTTTTTTGATATTGACAATGTTTCCATCAGAGTTTATGGTGAACATCACACTGACCCTTCCTTCAATACCTTGCTTCAGGGCTTCCTCTGGATAATTAAAGTTCTTACTAATGTGTAATTGTATTTGTTCGTTGAAACAGGCCCGTTGGTCCTCAGAATTCTCGCAACCTGGAAAAATGGGCACTTGTTCTATTGCACCATAGGGTAGAGTTTTACTTTTTAATTCAGTCGAATTCAAATTTTCTTTGGAATCAGATTCGATTTCGCAGGAAGTATAAATCAACATTGCTAAAACAAGTGGTACTAACACCAAATACTTTAACCGATAAACTCTTTTTGATTTTGATTTTTGTAACATGACTATTCGTTTTTTGATTAATGATGATTTAAAAAATGGATTGACGAAGGAGATATGCTGCACCTCAAACATTTGGGACAACAACATCTCGTAATGTCGACTTTTTTCTTTTTTGGTAACTTGGGAGTCTGCGATAAACTCGTGGAGTTCCGTTATTCTTTGCTGGTAGATATAGACCAAGGGATTAAACCATGAAACAATGCGCATCACCTCAAAAAACAGTAGGTCCAAGGAATGCCATTGCTTTATATGAACCAACTCATGGGAAACCACACTGTCATATTCCCTTCCCACTATTTTTTCACCCAGAAAAATAGACCTGAAAAAGGAAAAGGCGATATTACTCTTGGGTATTAAAACTTGGGTAAAATCTTTGAAATAACTGATTTTTCCCTGGGAGCGCAACTTATACAGGCGCCATAATTTGATAATAAACCATATAGCAGCCAAAAGTGCCCCAACCCAAAAAATACCCTCTTGCCAAGTAAGTGTAAAATGATTATCGGGGTTAGGAACTATGGCCACTTCAGATTGATCCATATTCCAGAGAAATTCCGAGTATCCTAAAAAAACCTGGGTTTCGGTCTTAAAGGCCTCTATTTTTATCCAAGGAAGAATGAGCGACAACACATAGGTAACCAACAAATAAACCCGGTTCCACTGAAAGAAGGTCTCCCGTTTTAGGAAAAAATCGTAAATGACGAGGAACACCAATTGAAAGGCGATACACTCCAAAATATACTGTATCATTTTTTATCCTTTTTTATTTCGTTTAGGATGGACTCCAATTCAGAAAGGCTCATATCGTTTTTCTTCATAAAGAAGGACACCATACTTTTAAAAGAGCCCTGAAAATAACCGTCCACTAGTTTATTGATGCTCTGGTTACTATAATCCGATTTTCTTACCACGGGAAAATATAGATAACCCTTCCCCTCTTTCTCATGGTCCACAAAACCTTTGCTTTCCAAAATCCTTATAATGGTAGACACCGTATTATATGCCGGCTTAGGCTCCGGGAGTTCGTCTATCACCCCGGCAACGTTGGATTTTTCCAACTGCCATAACACCTGCATTACTTCTTCCTCTGCCTTTGTGAGCTGTTTCATTTTTCAACTATTTTTTTAGTTCAATATAAACAAATATAACTAAATATTTAGTTTAAACTAATTTTTTAGTTAAAAAGGTTTGAAAAAATCCGCCAGGTAGTACTCTGACGGATTATGTTTTAGAAACTAACGGTAACCTTTCCCCTTACATAAAAAGGAGTTCCCGGTGTAAAATGTATTTCCTCAACAGAGGAAGCCTCGTTGAATAACCGACTTTCGGTCGCAAATTGCGTTTCGTTCCACTCAGTATCAAAAAGGTTTTCAACGATTAAACCGAAAGTCCAATTCTTTAGACTATAATTTAAGGTTGCATCGGTTACAAAATAGCCCTCGGCCACAATGGAATTGTCCTCATTAGCAGGTCTTTCATCGATATACCTATAATTGAGACTACCGAAGAAGCCATCAGTATTTCCCAAGGTCATTCCTCCAGACATAGTAAAATCCGGAGCAAGGGGAATATAGTCAGCTCCATCGGCTTCCTCGGTACTCCGTGCATGGGTATAATTGGCATCGGAATATAGATATAGCCAATCCAATGGCTGATATCGTGCTCCCACTTCGACCCCCATTCTCCTTGTCTTGCCACTAGGTTCTACAATGGCCGCATCGCCAACGTACACGAACTCCTGATCCAAAAACAGACTCCATAAGGTGGCGTTAAGCACCAATTTATCCATAGGTTTGACAATAGTTCCAAGATCAACACCATATGCTGCCGGTAGGATTTCCTGGCCCCCGTTCGCCACTACTACCCGGGTATCGTTCGAATGAAAACCGATTCCCGTCTTTAGAAAGAACTGTGTATTCTGCGTGGGGCTGTAAATGGTATTGAATTTGGGACTGATGGCCATTTTTTCTTCACTGCGGTTATCATACAGTCCGCTTAACTTGTTGTAGTAATCAAACTTAAAATAATCCAGTCGCAGTGCCGGTTCAAAGGTGAACTTACCCGAATTTACGCTAGCCCCGGCAAAAGCATAGGCGTTGACCTCATCGATATCCCCATAAGCCAGGCGTTGCAATAGTTCTTGCCTGTTTAAGGTTCTGGACAATTGGTTGTCATCTATATTATCATATCGAAAACCAATACCCCCGTTGTACTCAAACTCCAAATTGCCGAATTTGGCCGATTTGTTATTGAAAACGGTCTTGGCCCCGGCCATTAACCGGTCTTCATATTGCTCTATTTGATCTCCGTTCACTAGGTCTTCCAGAAAAAACGTAAAGTTGGAAAAAAGGTTAAAATGATATTGGGACACAAAGGCCATAGTTTCCAAGGATTTACTTGAACCTAGATTTTTGGTATGGTTCAAAACCACGTTGGTCCTACTGGTCTGTCCGCCTTCGGTATGATCAATGGCACCAAAGCGACCGATTAGCCCTTGGTCTATCGCTCTTTGTGGCACCTGCCCCGAAGCATCCCATTTACTGGAAAAATGTGATGCCGTCAAAATCAGTTCCTGTTCTCCGGGCAAGGCATAGCTATATCTTCCCATAACATTGATTCTATTAAAATTCTGGGGCGAATCAAAAGGGCCATCCGTTAAATAGAGCTCAGAAGCCAAATAGGCACTGCTATTTTGATTTTCCAGCACATTCAACATCCCCATGAACCTACGGGTACCAAATTGTCCTATTTCGGTAGACACCATACTTTGGTCCAGGCGCTTTCGCAATTTTAGGTTAACATAACCAGCGGTGTTAAAATTCCCTTGGTCTGCATAATAAGGCCCTTTTCCAAAATTGATGTTCTCTATGGTCTCAGGAATTACAAAATGAAGGTCTGCATAACCTTGTCCATGGGCATGGGAAACCATGTTAACCGGCATTCCTTCCACGCTAATGGCCACATCGGTTCCGTGGTCCACGTCAAAACCGCGTAAAAAAATCTGTTCCGCCTTTCCTCCTCCGGCATGTTGACCAATAATCAGCCCTGGTACCTTTCTAAGAATTTCCTGTGAGGATTTTACCGGGTTTGTTTTAACGTCAACATCAACCAGTCGGCTTAAAGCATCCACCTTGGATACCAAAACCACCTGATCCAGTGAAATGAAGCTTTCCTTGAGAACAATGGTAATAGGTTTCTCCAAATCTGTCCGACTCACAACCCGGGTTTGGGTTTCATATCCCAAAATTGAAAAATAAATGGTATCGTTTACCGTGGTCCTATCCAGTACGAAATGTCCCGTAGCATCGGTATGGTTATGCTGACCGCTGGTTTTATTGAATATCCCAGCATCTTCCAAAGGCGTACCGGATTCATTTACCAGTTTACCCTTTAAGTTTTGTGCGGCAATGGTACCCATGAAAAACATGGATATCCCCGCGATAATATATTTCATAATATCGTAATTATTGAATTTGATTAGCGTGAATAATTGTGGATTTCAGGGTATAGGTCATTTGCCGAAATAGTAAACTTCGAACAAGAGAGATTATACCCTTTTACTATTTATTTACGCTGGGGAGGAGGTGTACTTATATGGATATACCTGTAATGCTGTCTTTTGATATAACACCAATTGGGTTGTTTATTTTCTGCGAGGACAGTAGCAGGCATCAGTTTAGATTCACCTGAAAAATGTTTGTCCAATTTTTCAGTATCAGCATCCTTTTTATCCTTTTTCTGCTGTTTATTGGCTTCCAATAATTCCTTAAGTTCTTCCAAAGCCTTATGGGAATGGCCCACCATACCCTCCAAGGATGAATAATCCGGTAATTCGTGCCCAAAGGCGTAACTATGATGATGGCCTTTGGGAGCCAGCATGTGGGACACTTCGTGCAAAGTCTCCATCACCAAGCCATTGAAAATTCCTAGGAAATAAAATATGCACATGAGTCCTCCGCCTAATCGAAGTAACTTACTTTTTGCATATTCTTTGGTACATTCCACCATTGATTTGGTCTACAGGTTTCAAAAATACCTACGAAACTTAAATGGCGAAGGTTTTATTTTTATTTTGTTTGTAACAATTACAGGTTAGACCTGTCTTACCTAAAAAAAGATTTACCATGGATATCGTTTTGTTGGTCATTGGGTTTGTTTTTATGCTAATTGGTATTTTAGGAAGTTTTTTACCCGTTCTACCTGGTCCTCCCTTAAGCTGGATAGGGCTGCTTCTTTTATATTTAACAAAGGCCATACCCAACAATTGGTGGATCTTGGGAACCACCTTGGCCATTGCCCTAATCGTTTTTGGATTGGATTATATAATCCCAGCTATGGGCACTAAAAAGTTTGGTGGCACAAGGGCCGGGGTCATTGGAACAACAGTTGGATTGTTGGTCGCCTTGGTTTTTCCTTTTTTTGGTCCTTTTGGTATTGTTATCTGGCCATTTATAGGTGCCTTGGTTGGGGAATTGTTGAACAAGGCCGATAAAAAAACGGCCACTAGGGCCGCTTTTGGTTCTTTTCTAGGTTTCCTAACCGGGACATTTTTAAAATTTCTTGTGGCCATAGTGTACCTTGGATTGTTTATAGCCACGGCATGGGAATATCGCTTGGCCCTTTTTCCATACTTTGATTAATTGAGCCAGGTTGTTTTTTCTGATATCGGTGTTCTCGATGCTTCGGGCAATTCTCCATCAAAATAACCCATATAGAAAAAGCCTAAACATTTTTCACCTTCATTCAAATCGAAAAACCCATCCATATATTTTATGAGTCCCGGTGAGCTCCAATAGGCCCCAATGCCCATTTCAGTACAGCAAAGCCACATATTTTGCACCGCCATGGCAACTGCGGCAGTTTCCTCCCACTCCGGAAGACTTTCCTTTGGATCCCTTTGTATGCAAATTGCTATTACCGCGGCAGCTTTCCTTGGGTTTTCCTGAAGCTTTTTGATTTTCATTTGCTTCGGCCTTGGGTCCGATTCTCTATATTTTTCAGAAAGAAATTCACCCAACCTTGCCTTCGTATCACCTTGAATCACTTTAAATCGCCAAGGTTCGGTATGCTTGTGGTTTGGAGCCCAGTTAGCGGCCTCCAATATTTTTTCTATGTCCTGTTTTAAAATGGGTCGATCATTATATTGAGGTGGAAAAACCGAACGCCTTTTCCGTATGAGGTCAAAAATCATATTATCCGTTTTAGTACTATAAAATTAAGATGTTTGGTTCACGAATCAAACAAAAGGTCGATACAGTTCTGCAACACCGGGTTCCTATTTTCCTTCTTCCAAATTACAGATAACAATGCCCTTTGTCTAATATCCTTTAGCTCAACAAACTTTACCCGCATTTGAAATCCGTATTGCAAAGCCGTTGGCACAATGGCGATACCCAAATTATTCTCCACCAGTTTAAAAATGGTCTGCGCATGGACGGATTTATGTGAAACCTTGGGTACAAATCCAGCATCTGAGCAAATACTCATAATGGTTTCATAATAATATGGACTATAATCCTGACTGAACAAAATGAAATTATCGTCAGCAAACCTTTCCATGCCGTCATATTCTCTAGTAAGCATAGGGTAGCTTTCCGGTAGCACTAAAGAAAATGTGTCCTCGAAAACCGTTTTCATGTTTAGGGCTGCCGGCACCCTGCCCAACC
This window of the Maribacter cobaltidurans genome carries:
- a CDS encoding tetratricopeptide repeat protein, which produces MGKKKNLWIIFLILVSFNISAQMPLSQKADSLYTIGNYIQAINIYSKAGTVKSSLQIARAYNAIGNFEKAVAQYESLVNTNPAMETPRFELGKLYLKTKQYPLAKELFSTLVQKVPRTRNIISIWGNLFGKLKTWTWQFPHIKTL
- a CDS encoding BlaI/MecI/CopY family transcriptional regulator, with amino-acid sequence MKQLTKAEEEVMQVLWQLEKSNVAGVIDELPEPKPAYNTVSTIIRILESKGFVDHEKEGKGYLYFPVVRKSDYSNQSINKLVDGYFQGSFKSMVSFFMKKNDMSLSELESILNEIKKDKK
- a CDS encoding DUF456 domain-containing protein produces the protein MDIVLLVIGFVFMLIGILGSFLPVLPGPPLSWIGLLLLYLTKAIPNNWWILGTTLAIALIVFGLDYIIPAMGTKKFGGTRAGVIGTTVGLLVALVFPFFGPFGIVIWPFIGALVGELLNKADKKTATRAAFGSFLGFLTGTFLKFLVAIVYLGLFIATAWEYRLALFPYFD
- a CDS encoding tetratricopeptide repeat protein; this translates as MGESIREVEDLDLAIPSYKNAVAVDSTHLRSLFQLSKYYLIKREKDSVLYYTDMGLDFYPTDVSLLNFKGLAYFNNDNFRDAIPYFEKLLDLGETKPFVYQKLGYAYFKAWEFEKAKAMYKKAIGMEDNNPELYYELGHVYLKDRALDSAQFYVKKSIEVKKPNLASEYETLAGIARQKDKLSETLVYYMLAHEEQPDEPRYFYQICAMKDGLDKNPKESLDCYQSFLNKYRDPHPYFHEIVSKRISELKTEIHFSQN
- a CDS encoding M56 family metallopeptidase → MIQYILECIAFQLVFLVIYDFFLKRETFFQWNRVYLLVTYVLSLILPWIKIEAFKTETQVFLGYSEFLWNMDQSEVAIVPNPDNHFTLTWQEGIFWVGALLAAIWFIIKLWRLYKLRSQGKISYFKDFTQVLIPKSNIAFSFFRSIFLGEKIVGREYDSVVSHELVHIKQWHSLDLLFFEVMRIVSWFNPLVYIYQQRITELHEFIADSQVTKKEKSRHYEMLLSQMFEVQHISFVNPFFKSSLIKKRIVMLQKSKSKRVYRLKYLVLVPLVLAMLIYTSCEIESDSKENLNSTELKSKTLPYGAIEQVPIFPGCENSEDQRACFNEQIQLHISKNFNYPEEALKQGIEGRVSVMFTINSDGNIVNIKKRGPHPLLETEVERIISRLPQMKPGKSEGKAVNVPYSIPVVFKLDGTSVQAFKSGVNGETDYTPFAKVDEVPVFPGCENASDKRACFNDKIMKHISKNFRYPEEAQENGVQGRVSALFSISDNGNIENVKLRGPDKLLEDEVERILNRLPVMVPGKHEGEAVAVAYSIPVNFKLQEDNDQSSNEDSAKDYLQVNGGLTNEYGNSVFKGKVMDSESMGIPGVSIKVEGTNNAVISDFDGQFSIKVSEGKILKFQYEGLPEKRMLVSR
- a CDS encoding cyclase family protein, coding for MKTIIKYKKLEFKIDLSQPLDISIPMTGDISNVNAWYVNPPRIEPHTEHGFTGSVKAGASTNFNDIWFNPHAHGTHTECIGHITTKFHSVNDALNRYFFLAEVVTIAPGKLGEDFVISRQQLKNAIKSTNLDALVIRTLPNTREKFSKQYSNSNPPYLVEEAVEFLVGLGIDHLLVDLPSVDKEKDDGALRGHKAFWNFKGDLRKEATITEFIFVPNEVEDGVYFLNIQMAPFVNDASPSRPVLYKIEKA
- a CDS encoding DUF4260 domain-containing protein: MKNILKLEELAMFALGLFMYGLLGYPWWLFFVLILTPDLGMLGYLFNPRIGAIGYNIFHHKGIAILLYFFGMYLSFPVIEMIGVILFTHSSMDRIFGYGLKYDKGFKYTHLGEIGKTNG
- a CDS encoding DUF4230 domain-containing protein; protein product: MDNILDVFLGLVLGGISMYWLFSLFRRKQSKEITTHQSAVLMEKIKSVCKLISVEGDFAEVYKYENSKERFMSLLISKKRALIVIKAKAHIGYDLSKILMHADESKKKIILSNFPEPEILSVEPELEFYDIKNGLFNLFTPDDLTSLNVEAKKHIREKIPESGLMDTARKEALQAVLLVEKIVETIGWKLDYSALKINEEQKKLLEKQE
- the ruvC gene encoding crossover junction endodeoxyribonuclease RuvC, with translation MAIEKIILGIDPGTTIMGFGLIKVVGKKMEFIQMNELQLKKYDDPYTKLKLIFDRTIELIDTYHPDEIAIEAPFFGKNVQSMLKLGRAQGVAMAAGLSRQIPITEYLPKKIKMAITGNGNASKEQVAKMLQSVLSLKSLPKNLDSTDGLAAAVCHFYNEGRVEIGKSYSGWEAFVKQNSPPAPRGGVKNSLQVNLRKKKN
- the hemW gene encoding radical SAM family heme chaperone HemW, encoding MGAEGAGIYIHIPFCKQACHYCDFHFSTSMEKKETMVRALIKELELRKSEFKDDNVETIYFGGGTPSVLEHKEIERIINTVYENYNVSDNPEITLEANPDDLTEEKILELSQGPINRLSIGIQSFFEEDLKLMNRAHNVEQAEKCLRLASRHFDNISIDLIYGMPNMSVARWKKNIEKALSFNVPHISSYALTVEPKTALARFVEKELIVPATDEETQEHFHVLYQMLLEAGYDCYEISNFGKPGYFSKNNSAYWQQKKYMGIGPSAHSFDGRRRGWNINNNPKYIKAIENGELPMEIEVLTTRDKYNEYIMTGLRTVWGVSLNRIQREYGGKYEEYLLLQSEKFRDQELLNLDGDILTTTQKGKFLADGIAADLFMINLS
- a CDS encoding TonB-dependent receptor, producing the protein MKYIIAGISMFFMGTIAAQNLKGKLVNESGTPLEDAGIFNKTSGQHNHTDATGHFVLDRTTVNDTIYFSILGYETQTRVVSRTDLEKPITIVLKESFISLDQVVLVSKVDALSRLVDVDVKTNPVKSSQEILRKVPGLIIGQHAGGGKAEQIFLRGFDVDHGTDVAISVEGMPVNMVSHAHGQGYADLHFVIPETIENINFGKGPYYADQGNFNTAGYVNLKLRKRLDQSMVSTEIGQFGTRRFMGMLNVLENQNSSAYLASELYLTDGPFDSPQNFNRINVMGRYSYALPGEQELILTASHFSSKWDASGQVPQRAIDQGLIGRFGAIDHTEGGQTSRTNVVLNHTKNLGSSKSLETMAFVSQYHFNLFSNFTFFLEDLVNGDQIEQYEDRLMAGAKTVFNNKSAKFGNLEFEYNGGIGFRYDNIDDNQLSRTLNRQELLQRLAYGDIDEVNAYAFAGASVNSGKFTFEPALRLDYFKFDYYNKLSGLYDNRSEEKMAISPKFNTIYSPTQNTQFFLKTGIGFHSNDTRVVVANGGQEILPAAYGVDLGTIVKPMDKLVLNATLWSLFLDQEFVYVGDAAIVEPSGKTRRMGVEVGARYQPLDWLYLYSDANYTHARSTEEADGADYIPLAPDFTMSGGMTLGNTDGFFGSLNYRYIDERPANEDNSIVAEGYFVTDATLNYSLKNWTFGLIVENLFDTEWNETQFATESRLFNEASSVEEIHFTPGTPFYVRGKVTVSF